In Pikeienuella piscinae, the sequence AAGACGGCGCATAATCTCCGCTATCTAGCGACCAAGGCGCAGAAGAGCGGGCATCTCCTTTGAAGGCCCGTTTCGAGGATCTTCTCATCACCTACTGGGGGGCGCGCTTTCGCGGCCGGCGGTTTCCCAGCGCCATCGGCGCCCACGGCGTCGCCACCGACAAGCAGGAGGGCGATGGCGCGACGCCGAGCGGGGCGTTTCGGGTCGTCGGAGGGCTGTACCGGGCGGACAGGATGAACATTCCCAAGGGCGGGCCGATTTCGGCCGTGAGCCCCGGCGACATCTGGTCAGACGACCCGCTGGACCCCGCCTACAATCGCCTGTCCCGTCGGGGGTCGCGCGGGTACGGACACGAGCGCATGCGACGAGGCGACGGACTCTACGATCTCGTTCTCTTCACAGATCACAATCAGCCGCCCGTCCCCGGCGCGGGCAGCGCGATCTTCCTGCATATCTGGCGCGCGCCGCGCGCACCGACGGCAGGCTGTGTCGCTTTTCGGAGACAGGATCTGCTCTGGATATGGGCGCGCTGGAACGCCCGCTCCAGGGTGATCATTCAGGACTGGGCGCGGTCGCCGAAAATTGCCGAACCTACCCGAACATAGGTTGCGCCCATACGCGCAGCGGTCTCGAAATCGGCGCTCATGCCCATGGACAGCTCCCCGATCCCGTTCCTTTCGGCGATCTTCGCAAGGAGCGCGAAGTGCAACGTCGGCTCTTCGTCAAGTGGAGGAATGACCATCAGGCCGGAAATGGTCAGGTCCATCGATCGGCACTGCTGGATGAAGGCGTCGGCGTTATCCGGAATCACCCCGGATTTCTGCGGCTCCTCTCCGGTGTTCACCTGGACGAAGAGCATCGGGCAGTGGCCACGCTTCTGAACCGCACTGGCGAGTTTCTGCGCTAGGCTCGGACGGTCAAGCGACTGGATCGCGTCGAACAGACCGAGCGCCTGATTGACCTTGTTGGACTGGAGAGGTCCGAGTAGGTGCAGCTCGACGCCGGAGTAGCGAGTCCTAAGATCGGGCCACTTTCCCGCCGCCTCCTGCACGCGGTTCTCGCCAAAAAGGCGATGTCCCGCGATGAGAGCCGCCTCCACACGGTCCAACGGCTGCTGCTTGGAAACGGCGATCAACCGCGCGGCGCCGGCAGATCGGCCCGCGGCGGCGAGGGCGGCGTCTATACGTGACTGGACGGATGCGAGCGTCATTTCCCGAGCCTCTGGCGCGTTATCGTCGACGCATATTGCATCGCAAACACCGCGTGAATCAAATTGGACGCGAGGCGCTAAAATTCGCTGTGCATGCGGCGCAAAGAAAAAGAGCGGGCCGAAGCCCGCTCTTTCCCGTGTCTGGTTCTGAGATCAGAAGCTCAGGCCGATGATGGCCACGCCGCCGATGTCCTCGGCGGAACCCT encodes:
- a CDS encoding L,D-transpeptidase family protein, which produces MKARFEDLLITYWGARFRGRRFPSAIGAHGVATDKQEGDGATPSGAFRVVGGLYRADRMNIPKGGPISAVSPGDIWSDDPLDPAYNRLSRRGSRGYGHERMRRGDGLYDLVLFTDHNQPPVPGAGSAIFLHIWRAPRAPTAGCVAFRRQDLLWIWARWNARSRVIIQDWARSPKIAEPTRT
- a CDS encoding YggS family pyridoxal phosphate-dependent enzyme yields the protein MTLASVQSRIDAALAAAGRSAGAARLIAVSKQQPLDRVEAALIAGHRLFGENRVQEAAGKWPDLRTRYSGVELHLLGPLQSNKVNQALGLFDAIQSLDRPSLAQKLASAVQKRGHCPMLFVQVNTGEEPQKSGVIPDNADAFIQQCRSMDLTISGLMVIPPLDEEPTLHFALLAKIAERNGIGELSMGMSADFETAARMGATYVRVGSAIFGDRAQS